The Geotrypetes seraphini chromosome 8, aGeoSer1.1, whole genome shotgun sequence genome includes a region encoding these proteins:
- the YARS1 gene encoding LOW QUALITY PROTEIN: tyrosine--tRNA ligase, cytoplasmic (The sequence of the model RefSeq protein was modified relative to this genomic sequence to represent the inferred CDS: inserted 1 base in 1 codon), translating into MGEMLSPAEKYSLITRNLQEVLGDQKVQEIIQQRELKIYWXTATTGKPHVAYFVPMVKIADFLKAGCEVTILFADLHAYLDNMKAPWELLELRTSYYEHVIKAMLESIGVPLDKLRFIKGTDFQLSRQYTLDVYRLSSVVTQHDAKKAGAEVVKQVEHPLLSGLFYPGLQALDEEYLKVDAQFGGVDQRKIFTFAEKYLPTLGYVKRIHLMNPMVPGLTGGKMSSSEEESKIDLLDKKEEVKKKLKKAFCEPGNVENNGLLSFVKYVLFPLRSEFVILRDEKWGKNTVYTTYEALDKDFAVQVVHPGDLKASVEHALNQLLDPIREKFSTPEMKKLAAVAYPEPTKQKTAAKGPAKVEDGPSDAEPSPSRLDLRVGRVISVEKHPSADSLFVGKIDAGEAQPLTVVSGLVQYMAAEELQDRMVVLLCNLKARKMRGIESKAMLLCACLDGEIRQVEPLDPPAGSCAGDRVFVEGHEDKEPDGELKPKEKVFEKLQAEFKISEDFQAQWRRNNLMTKLGVVSCRTLKGGTIG; encoded by the exons ATGGGGGAGATGCTGAGTCCTGCCGAAAAATACTCTCTCATTACCCGTAACCTGCAG GAGGTTCTTGGGGATCAGAAAGTGCAGGAGATCATTCAGCAGCGGGAGTTGAAGATTTACT GTACTGCCACCACTGGCAAGCCCCATGTAGCTTACTTTGTGCCAATGGTGAAAATTGCGGACTTCCTGAAAGCTGGCTGCGAG GTGACCATCTTGTTTGCTGACCTTCATGCTTACCTGGATAACATGAAGGCTCCCTGGGAGCTGCTGGAGCTGCGCACTTCCTACTATGAACATGTGATCAAAGCCATGCTGGAGAGTATTGGGGTGCCTCTGGACAAGCTGCGATTCATAAAGGGTACAGACTTCCAGCTCAGCAG GCAGTACACACTGGATGTTTACAGACTGTCCTCTGTAGTCACACAGCATGATGCCAAAAAGGCTGGTGCGGAGGTGGTGAAGCAGGTGGAGCACCCACTGCTGAGTGGCCTCTTCTACCCAGGACTGCAG GCCTTGGATGAAGAATACCTGAAAGTGGATGCTCAGTTTGGAGGAGTTGACCAAAGAAAAATTTTCACTTTTGCAGAAAAG TACCTACCAACTTTAGGTTACGTCAAACGCATCCACCTGATGAATCCTATGGTGCCAGGCCTGACCGGGGGCAAGATGAGCTCTTCTGAAGAG GAGTCTAAGATTGATCTCTTGGATAAAAAGGAAGAGGTCAAGAAAAAGTTGAAGAAGGCTTTCTGTGAACCAGGCAACGTGGAGAATAATGGCTTGCTGTCCTTTGTCAAATATGTACTGTTCCCACTGAGGTCAG AGTTTGTGATCCTGAGAGATGAAAAATGGGGAAAGAACACGGTTTACACAACTTATGAAGCACTGGACAAGGACTTTGCAGTTCAG GTTGTGCACCCAGGGGACCTAAAGGCATCTGTTGAACACGCATTGAATCAACTGCTGGATCCTATCCGTGAGAAGTTCAGCACTCCCGAGATGAAGAAACTTGCTGCTGTTGCTTACCCAGAGCCGACCAAACAGA AAACTGCTGCCAAGGGCCCTGCCAAGGTGGAAGATGGACCTTCTGATGCTGAGCCATCACCCTCACGGCTGGATCTGCGTGTGGGCAGAGTGATCAGCGTGGAGAAG CATCCAAGTGCGGACAGCCTCTTTGTGGGGAAGATTGATGCGGGAGAAGCGCAACCGCTCACCGTGGTCAGTGGTCTCGTGCAGTACATGGCAGCAGAGGAGCTTCAGGATCGCATGGTGGTCCTGCTCTGCAATCTGAAAGCCCGAAAGATGAGAGGCATCGAGTCCAAGGCCATGCTGCTCTGTGCCTGCCT TGATGGAGAAATCCGCCAGGTGGAGCCCTTGGATCCTCCTGCAGGCTCTTGTGCTGGGGATCGAGTATTTGTGGAAGGACACGAAGACAAAGAGCCAGATGGTGAACTGAAACCCAAAGAAAAAGTGTTTGAAAAGCTACAG GCTGAGTTCAAGATCTCGGAGGATTTCCAAGCTCAGTGGAGAAGGAACAACTTGATGACAAAATTGGGCGTGGTCTCCTGTAGAACACTGAAAGGTGGCACCATCGGCTGA